A window of Citrus sinensis cultivar Valencia sweet orange chromosome 7, DVS_A1.0, whole genome shotgun sequence contains these coding sequences:
- the LOC102609588 gene encoding uncharacterized protein LOC102609588, with the protein MSSLEEEERLVQMVHDFIESSESSSSSSPSSSKCLLSLQHHHQPSYFLTLQEILRSGNTEAEKEVLERVKKHLVMRSRRDGVLLKSSNGLKKWLVRKLKMDGFNASLCHTSWATSSGCPAGDYEYIDIMVEDEQTEEPIRLIVDIDFKSQFELARPTQAYKELTNILPSIFVGQEEKLNKIISLLCSAAKQSLKERGLHIPPWRTSTYMHSKWLSAGCQKCSENIESAFGRKNIEEENRSASVGNVAISMVKNPERSAFGGGSASAAGAGPGCSGLSSQFSNMGINCC; encoded by the exons ATGAGTAgcttagaagaagaagagagactTGTTCAAATGGTTCATGATTTTATAGAATCATCAGAGTCATCATCATCCTCGTCACCATCTTCCTCGAAGTGCTTGCTTTCTCTTCAACATCACCATCAACCTAGTTATTTCTTAACTTTGCAG GAGATTTTGAGGAGTGGAAATACAGAAGCTGAGAAGGAGGTGCTTGAGAGAGTGAAGAAGCATCTTGTGATGAGAAGCAGAAGAGATGGAGTACTTTTAAAAAGCAGTAATGGTTTGAAGAAGTGGTTAGTGAGGAAGCTCAAAATGGATGGCTTTAATGCTTCTCTTTGTCATACTTCTTGGGCCACTTCCTCGGGATGTCCTGCTG GAGATTATGAATACATTGACATAATGGTTGAGGATGAACAAACTGAAGAGCCAATAAGGCTGATAGTAGACATAGATTTCAAGTCGCAATTTGAGCTAGCGAGGCCAACACAGGCATACAAGGAGCTCACAAACATACTCCCATCAATTTTTGTAGGACAAGAAGAAAAGCTCAACAAAATAATCAGTCTCCTTTGTTCAGCAGCCAAACAGTCCCTTAAAGAGAGAGGCCTTCACATTCCTCCATGGAGGACAAGCACTTACATGCACTCCAAATGGCTATCAGCTGGGTGTCAAAAATGTTCTGAAAATATTGAAAGTGCTTTTGGCAggaaaaatattgaagaagaaaatagaagTGCTTCCGTTGGCAATGTTGCCATTTCAATGGTGAAGAACCCTGAGAGAAGTGCTTTTGGCGGTGGGTCTGCTTCTGCTGCTGGTGCTG